One segment of Candidatus Manganitrophus noduliformans DNA contains the following:
- the ahcY gene encoding adenosylhomocysteinase — protein sequence MDYDIKDIKLSEKGKLRMEWAEQSMPVLRLIKKRFKKEKPLAGVRISACLHVTTETANLMDALKAGGADVVLCASNPLSTQDDVAATLVDHYQIATFAIKGEDNKTYYKHIQSALAHKPMITMDDGADLVSTILSEQKQLIPNLIGGTEETTTGVIRLRSMAQKGVLKFPVISVNDASTKHFFDNRYGTGQSTLDGVLRATNRMVAGSTVVVAGYGWCGRGIAMRAAGMGGNVIVTEIDPLKAIEAVMDGYRVMPMSEAAKIGDFFITVTGDIKVIRKEHFEVMKDGAIVCNSGHFNVEIDIPALEKLSKRKRTIREFVDEYTLSDGRKVNLLGEGRLINLASAEGHPSSVMDMSFANQALSAEYLVQQHKNLEKKVYPVPPKIDAEIARLKLEGMGVKIDKLTKEQEKYLASWEMGT from the coding sequence ATGGACTACGATATTAAAGATATCAAGCTGAGTGAAAAAGGAAAACTTCGGATGGAATGGGCCGAGCAGAGCATGCCGGTGCTCCGCTTGATTAAAAAACGTTTTAAGAAGGAAAAGCCGCTGGCGGGTGTGCGCATTTCGGCCTGTCTTCACGTCACCACCGAGACGGCGAATTTGATGGATGCCCTCAAGGCGGGCGGCGCCGATGTGGTTCTCTGCGCCTCCAATCCCCTTTCGACCCAGGACGATGTCGCCGCGACCCTGGTCGATCATTATCAGATCGCGACCTTTGCAATCAAAGGAGAGGACAACAAGACCTACTACAAGCATATCCAGTCGGCCCTGGCACACAAGCCGATGATCACGATGGATGACGGGGCCGATTTGGTTTCGACCATCCTCTCCGAGCAGAAGCAATTGATTCCGAATCTCATCGGGGGAACCGAGGAGACGACAACCGGCGTCATCCGTCTTCGGAGCATGGCGCAGAAGGGGGTTTTGAAATTTCCGGTGATCTCGGTCAATGACGCCAGCACCAAACATTTCTTCGACAATCGCTATGGGACGGGGCAAAGCACGCTGGACGGCGTTCTGCGCGCCACCAATCGGATGGTGGCCGGATCGACGGTGGTCGTCGCCGGCTACGGCTGGTGCGGACGTGGGATCGCGATGCGGGCGGCCGGAATGGGGGGAAATGTCATCGTCACCGAGATCGATCCATTAAAGGCGATTGAAGCGGTAATGGACGGCTATCGGGTGATGCCGATGTCGGAAGCGGCGAAGATCGGCGACTTCTTCATCACCGTCACCGGCGATATCAAGGTGATCCGGAAAGAGCATTTTGAGGTAATGAAAGACGGCGCGATTGTCTGCAACTCGGGCCATTTCAACGTCGAAATCGACATCCCTGCTCTCGAGAAACTCTCCAAGCGGAAGCGGACCATCCGGGAGTTTGTGGACGAGTATACCCTCTCGGACGGACGAAAAGTCAATCTCCTCGGCGAAGGGCGCTTGATTAACCTCGCTTCGGCCGAAGGGCATCCTTCCAGCGTGATGGATATGAGCTTCGCCAACCAGGCCCTCTCTGCGGAGTATCTCGTTCAGCAGCACAAAAACCTTGAAAAGAAGGTCTATCCCGTGCCGCCGAAGATCGACGCCGAAATTGCGCGCCTCAAGCTGGAGGGGATGGGGGTCAAGATCGATAAGCTGACCAAAGAGCAGGAGAAATATCTCGCCTCCTGGGAAATGGGGACCTAA
- the metK gene encoding methionine adenosyltransferase — protein sequence MSRLNFLFTSESVTEGHPDKIADQISDAVLDAIIGQDPTCRVACEAVVTTGLAFVAGEITTSCYVEIPDIVRETIKQVGYTRAKYGFDYETCAVITSIHSQSPDIAMGVDTGGAGDQGLMFGYATNETPELMPTPILLAHKITKRLTEMRKGDILPYLRPDGKSQVTVEYRDGKPTRVTTIVVSTQHSPDITLKELREDVIEKVIKPVIPPELLDDESIIYHINPTGRFVVGGPQGDTGLTGRKIIVDTYGGVGSHGGGAFSGKDPSKVDRSASYMARYIAKNLVAAGIAERCEVQLAYAIGVADPVSILVDTKQTGKVSQDKLVKLVRDHFPMTPRGIIEHLKLRRAIYKKTAAYGHFGRNDPDFTWEKTDLADAIRKAAGL from the coding sequence ATGAGTCGTTTGAATTTTTTGTTTACATCGGAATCGGTCACGGAAGGCCATCCTGATAAGATCGCCGATCAAATTTCCGATGCAGTTTTGGATGCGATTATCGGACAGGACCCGACGTGCCGCGTCGCCTGCGAAGCGGTTGTGACCACCGGCCTTGCGTTTGTGGCGGGGGAGATTACCACCTCCTGCTATGTCGAAATTCCCGATATCGTCCGGGAAACGATCAAGCAGGTTGGATACACCCGGGCCAAGTACGGGTTTGATTATGAAACATGCGCGGTGATCACTTCTATCCACAGTCAGTCACCGGATATCGCGATGGGGGTCGATACGGGAGGCGCCGGAGACCAGGGGCTGATGTTCGGCTATGCAACGAATGAGACGCCGGAATTAATGCCGACACCGATTCTCCTTGCCCATAAAATTACGAAACGACTTACAGAGATGCGGAAGGGAGATATTCTTCCTTATCTTCGGCCGGACGGGAAATCTCAGGTGACTGTCGAATACCGTGATGGAAAGCCGACCCGGGTGACGACAATCGTCGTCTCGACGCAGCATAGCCCCGATATTACCTTAAAAGAGCTTCGGGAAGATGTGATCGAGAAGGTCATCAAGCCGGTCATTCCGCCGGAACTCCTTGATGATGAGAGCATCATCTATCACATCAACCCAACGGGACGATTCGTGGTCGGGGGGCCGCAAGGGGATACCGGGCTGACCGGAAGGAAGATTATTGTTGACACCTACGGCGGCGTCGGCAGTCACGGCGGAGGGGCTTTTTCCGGAAAAGATCCTTCAAAAGTCGATCGCTCGGCCTCCTACATGGCCCGTTATATTGCAAAAAACTTGGTGGCTGCCGGCATTGCGGAGCGCTGCGAAGTCCAGCTTGCGTATGCGATCGGTGTGGCCGATCCGGTTTCCATTTTGGTCGATACCAAGCAAACGGGAAAGGTCTCTCAGGATAAGCTGGTGAAACTGGTCCGGGATCATTTCCCCATGACCCCTCGGGGGATCATCGAACATCTGAAACTCCGGCGCGCCATTTATAAAAAGACCGCCGCCTATGGCCACTTTGGACGGAATGACCCCGACTTTACATGGGAGAAAACGGACTTGGCCGATGCGATCAGAAAGGCTGCAGGACTTTAA
- a CDS encoding c-type cytochrome: MRGKLNQEMSRFARKTVTAGLVAVFLAAAGMLWIGNAEAQQQKLEPKPGKYTPSKPTAEDVEAGKAVYFRKCVWCHGPDGAGDGPSAIRLATKPRNFNQGTFKIRHSASGELPTDEDLFLSVTHGLSGSAMPPWGEILSEKERKQVISFVKTELVKDRKFDDPDDEITVIDYGKQIPSSEESIKLGQEIYMTKAKCVECHGVEGRGNGNLTQRDDWGFPIFPADLTKPWNLRGNRRDPYNPRNIFREISTGLNGTPMPSFRDELTEEERWHVANFVMSLSEKYPIDPQTAKPAIQFVLKSRFVAEGELPTDPNDPKWLELPAQYIGLASQIIQPPRHFLRTVDDIRFRSLFNDKEVVFLLEWNDRTESHFDENKEAVYDAKRISSDAFPAINTTNLTHENDGAAGPLKDVNPEPKGVFNDAIAIQFAEKWQELPPPEKPYFIHGDAKRGTDIWKWESDGSTKELTGHGLEQISVKEANKNLKVENAKWSNGRWQLVMKRALKTEDPEHDAQLEMGKNIPVVFFAWDGDAGEFGGKMALSTYYYLMMEPPVPGKVYVIPPIVAGVVVLLEGLVLYAARKKKIENA, from the coding sequence ATGAGGGGAAAACTTAATCAAGAAATGAGCCGGTTTGCTCGGAAGACGGTAACGGCCGGTTTGGTTGCCGTCTTCCTGGCCGCCGCAGGAATGCTCTGGATTGGAAATGCGGAGGCCCAGCAACAGAAGTTGGAGCCGAAGCCGGGAAAATACACGCCGTCAAAGCCGACCGCGGAGGATGTCGAAGCGGGAAAAGCGGTTTACTTTCGAAAATGTGTCTGGTGTCACGGTCCGGATGGGGCGGGAGATGGTCCATCGGCCATTCGGCTGGCAACAAAGCCGAGAAATTTCAACCAGGGGACATTTAAAATCCGCCATTCAGCGAGCGGTGAACTGCCAACAGATGAGGATCTTTTCTTGAGCGTCACGCATGGCCTCTCGGGTTCGGCGATGCCTCCTTGGGGAGAAATTCTTAGTGAAAAAGAGAGAAAGCAGGTCATCTCTTTTGTTAAAACAGAACTTGTAAAGGATCGTAAATTTGATGATCCGGATGATGAAATAACCGTCATTGATTACGGAAAGCAGATCCCTTCCTCGGAAGAAAGCATCAAATTGGGGCAGGAGATCTATATGACGAAGGCAAAATGCGTCGAATGTCATGGAGTTGAAGGGCGCGGAAACGGAAACCTTACGCAAAGAGATGATTGGGGTTTTCCAATCTTTCCGGCTGATCTGACGAAACCTTGGAACCTGCGCGGCAATCGCCGCGATCCATACAATCCCAGAAATATTTTCAGAGAGATTTCAACCGGATTGAATGGAACGCCGATGCCTTCCTTCAGGGATGAGCTGACTGAGGAGGAACGATGGCATGTCGCGAACTTCGTCATGTCGCTCTCCGAGAAATATCCGATCGACCCGCAGACGGCAAAGCCGGCCATCCAATTCGTCCTCAAATCACGGTTTGTGGCCGAAGGGGAGCTTCCAACCGATCCAAATGACCCGAAATGGCTGGAGTTGCCGGCGCAGTATATCGGTCTGGCAAGCCAGATTATCCAGCCTCCGCGCCACTTCCTGAGAACGGTCGATGACATTCGCTTCCGCTCTCTCTTTAACGATAAAGAGGTCGTGTTTCTCTTGGAATGGAACGACCGCACCGAGAGCCATTTCGATGAAAATAAAGAAGCGGTATACGACGCAAAACGGATATCTTCGGATGCGTTTCCCGCCATCAATACGACCAACCTTACCCACGAAAACGACGGTGCGGCAGGTCCGTTGAAGGATGTAAACCCCGAGCCCAAAGGGGTTTTTAACGATGCGATTGCGATCCAGTTCGCAGAGAAATGGCAGGAACTTCCCCCGCCGGAGAAGCCGTATTTCATCCACGGCGATGCAAAGCGGGGAACCGATATCTGGAAATGGGAGTCCGACGGCTCTACGAAGGAATTGACCGGCCACGGACTTGAGCAGATCTCGGTAAAAGAGGCCAACAAAAACCTCAAAGTCGAAAACGCCAAATGGAGCAACGGGCGCTGGCAGCTCGTGATGAAGCGGGCGCTCAAGACCGAAGATCCGGAACATGATGCGCAGCTTGAGATGGGTAAGAACATTCCCGTCGTGTTCTTCGCCTGGGATGGAGATGCCGGCGAGTTCGGCGGCAAGATGGCTCTCTCCACCTACTACTACCTGATGATGGAGCCTCCCGTTCCGGGGAAGGTCTACGTGATTCCTCCAATCGTAGCAGGTGTGGTTGTTCTGTTGGAGGGGTTGGTTCTCTACGCAGCACGTAAAAAGAAAATAGAGAACGCCTAA
- a CDS encoding c-type cytochrome produces MAWIIKDKMGIPIPKIIQAPIIWIAAYIVFRFILQPPIPFSLLAIYMAVVTIACFLYVSLSQPSWEEFTSPIKFMLQEDTGKAKMSRYFTFAAIPLLLAYGTYNKMLPKFDEPIELRTVHPAPPASINVHDKVLNLQTAENPFRVDDSGGYLKVGLESVHHGKNPFAENAPKFLQNVRDGGTVFFGTAGCFFCHGDNLDGRGPFAFAFNPIPANFADPGTIAQLQESFVFWRVAKGGPGLSREAFPWASAMPPWEKHLTTNEMWQVILFEYWHTGFFPRTWD; encoded by the coding sequence TTGGCTTGGATCATCAAGGATAAGATGGGAATACCCATTCCAAAAATCATCCAGGCTCCGATTATCTGGATTGCGGCTTATATTGTTTTCCGGTTTATCCTTCAGCCGCCGATCCCGTTTTCCCTCCTGGCGATTTATATGGCTGTTGTGACGATCGCATGTTTTCTTTACGTTTCACTCAGCCAGCCTTCTTGGGAGGAGTTTACCAGTCCCATTAAGTTTATGCTTCAGGAAGACACCGGGAAAGCAAAGATGTCGCGTTACTTCACCTTTGCAGCCATTCCTTTGCTTCTTGCATACGGGACATACAATAAGATGCTCCCTAAGTTTGACGAGCCGATCGAGTTGAGAACCGTTCATCCGGCTCCTCCGGCCAGTATCAACGTTCACGATAAAGTCCTGAACCTACAAACGGCGGAGAATCCGTTTCGAGTGGACGATAGCGGAGGATATTTGAAGGTCGGCCTCGAGAGTGTTCATCATGGAAAGAACCCTTTTGCCGAGAACGCTCCTAAATTTCTTCAAAATGTCCGTGATGGGGGAACCGTTTTCTTCGGGACGGCCGGCTGTTTCTTCTGTCATGGAGATAATTTGGATGGAAGAGGCCCTTTCGCCTTTGCCTTCAATCCGATCCCGGCGAATTTTGCCGACCCAGGAACAATTGCCCAGTTACAGGAAAGCTTTGTTTTCTGGCGAGTCGCGAAGGGTGGTCCCGGATTGTCGCGTGAAGCGTTTCCCTGGGCATCCGCTATGCCGCCATGGGAGAAGCATCTGACGACAAATGAAATGTGGCAGGTGATTCTTTTTGAATATTGGCATACCGGTTTCTTCCCAAGAACGTGGGATTAA
- a CDS encoding nitric oxide reductase has product MKSNKAGTGTIVKVAIWYVFILGIFAGIANWLPQIRGDAPEAAEAVDLGSITPEELATMGKKIVFGTENPSFGKGDVPIGKGQCPLCHMFFQEQKADRCPVLIGEEERSGNRVKEERYKEFASRLSGGESNSGFKPHATTGGQYLLESEYCPNCYVVEGFGIKGTNDQESPMPMIHKPPIQLTDTEIVAVVSFLQSKDAGEMSKITAKDDWEAYFGKPLKQDAGPKEGEAKVVAGPPVALEADTVDQIVTKMACVACHKIPGLEVAKSGMVGPLLIEKTNAPNRIKSPEYQKAVKEGKAKAKTPREYVVESIMDPAAFIVPGFADDMMKDFRHKFTVSGLDKLVDYLLQQDAEAAIKSGLDRLPNEKEGSLKKASLTPSEEESVETASNPTSGSMQASATGQVSGGKF; this is encoded by the coding sequence ATGAAAAGTAATAAGGCGGGTACGGGAACAATTGTAAAAGTAGCCATCTGGTACGTCTTTATCCTTGGGATCTTTGCGGGAATTGCAAACTGGTTGCCGCAAATCAGAGGAGACGCGCCCGAGGCGGCGGAAGCGGTCGATCTTGGTTCCATCACGCCGGAAGAGCTGGCGACGATGGGGAAAAAGATCGTTTTCGGAACCGAAAATCCAAGCTTCGGTAAAGGAGACGTTCCGATCGGAAAAGGTCAGTGCCCGCTCTGCCATATGTTCTTTCAAGAGCAGAAAGCGGATCGTTGCCCGGTCCTGATCGGTGAGGAAGAGCGATCCGGCAATCGGGTCAAGGAAGAAAGATACAAGGAGTTTGCCTCTCGCCTTTCAGGCGGTGAGTCGAACAGCGGATTCAAGCCCCATGCGACTACCGGCGGACAGTATCTGCTTGAGTCGGAATACTGCCCGAACTGCTACGTGGTGGAAGGATTCGGCATCAAGGGGACGAACGACCAGGAAAGCCCCATGCCGATGATCCATAAGCCGCCGATCCAGTTGACCGACACTGAAATCGTCGCGGTTGTCAGTTTCTTGCAGTCAAAAGATGCGGGTGAAATGAGCAAGATCACCGCGAAAGATGACTGGGAGGCTTATTTTGGAAAGCCGTTGAAGCAAGATGCGGGGCCGAAAGAAGGAGAGGCTAAAGTGGTGGCCGGACCTCCCGTTGCTCTCGAAGCCGATACGGTTGACCAGATCGTCACCAAGATGGCCTGTGTCGCTTGCCATAAAATCCCAGGTCTTGAAGTTGCCAAATCCGGGATGGTGGGTCCTCTTTTGATCGAAAAGACGAACGCACCCAATCGGATCAAATCTCCTGAATATCAGAAGGCGGTGAAAGAAGGGAAGGCCAAGGCGAAAACGCCGAGAGAGTATGTCGTTGAATCAATCATGGATCCGGCGGCCTTCATTGTTCCCGGATTTGCCGATGATATGATGAAGGACTTCCGTCACAAATTCACCGTCTCCGGACTGGATAAACTTGTTGATTACCTTCTGCAGCAAGATGCTGAAGCGGCGATCAAAAGCGGACTGGACCGGCTGCCGAACGAGAAGGAGGGCTCTTTAAAGAAGGCGAGCCTCACCCCTTCGGAAGAGGAATCTGTTGAAACCGCATCGAACCCAACTTCGGGTTCGATGCAGGCCTCTGCTACAGGTCAGGTTTCAGGAGGGAAATTTTAA
- a CDS encoding cytochrome ubiquinol oxidase subunit I: protein MRSFNDPRKAKIGAGVLLGVIGLLLLLPFIPLQAGAEEAKKEAAAGTEQKVEKAKDVFYKGEGEFGIVSGPPAPNLKYPDDYGTYGTFQSRTILWVANQQHLYFGSFVLAVPMFVFVMELVGMMQKDKTMAKKYDDMAHEMMKISLTAYSITAVLGGILIFTFLALYPGFFGYLSKIFKPIMHVYALLFILESGTLYIYYYGWDRMNDGGFLKWVHLSISFLLNTIGIILMFFANSWIAFMMSPAGVDEKGRFLGDIWKAVHTALWHPLNIHRILGNAAFGGGVVAAYASYRLLAAKTPEEKAYYDWMSYVAMFMGILNLIPLPFAGYWLMREIYGYRQQMGITLMGGLLAWVFIMQAMMIAILFVSTNYYLWQAMGRMPGAERYYRFFKYMLLVLIVSTIAWLTPHTLVMTPAELKAMGGAQHPVVGNYGVMSAKNTAINIMISTTVLCFCIYQRCNKVPTVKWAAMGNAFLGALFTGAAINIVFLGIYGYFIPANVRIGLSVPQVCSTLTTLFVGVTVNTMMLKNARQLGEVRWGQMSPRGAYALFLLAVSFTWTMAVMGYLRSSVRLHWHVNEVLRDNSPWAFTNPLGYAGNINSMNVLLFWTMLLFVFWLGALSAKKAHVTAEETAGVGKATVPAGSH, encoded by the coding sequence ATGCGTAGCTTTAACGATCCTAGAAAGGCGAAGATCGGAGCAGGTGTCCTTCTGGGTGTGATAGGCTTGCTCCTCCTCCTCCCCTTTATCCCCCTTCAGGCTGGAGCCGAAGAAGCAAAAAAAGAAGCGGCTGCTGGAACGGAACAAAAGGTTGAGAAGGCAAAGGACGTTTTTTATAAGGGAGAGGGCGAGTTTGGGATCGTCTCGGGCCCGCCGGCCCCAAATCTAAAGTATCCAGATGATTACGGAACCTACGGCACCTTCCAGAGCCGTACGATTCTCTGGGTTGCAAACCAGCAGCATCTCTATTTCGGTAGCTTCGTTCTCGCCGTCCCCATGTTCGTGTTCGTGATGGAACTGGTCGGGATGATGCAAAAAGACAAGACGATGGCCAAGAAATATGATGATATGGCCCATGAGATGATGAAAATCAGCTTGACCGCTTATTCGATCACCGCGGTCCTCGGCGGTATTCTCATTTTTACTTTCCTGGCCCTCTATCCCGGGTTCTTCGGTTATCTGTCCAAAATCTTCAAGCCGATCATGCATGTGTATGCCCTCCTCTTTATCCTGGAGAGCGGAACACTCTATATCTACTACTACGGTTGGGATCGAATGAATGACGGCGGATTCCTGAAGTGGGTCCACCTTTCCATCTCCTTCCTTCTCAATACGATCGGCATCATCCTGATGTTCTTCGCCAATTCCTGGATCGCGTTCATGATGTCTCCGGCGGGCGTTGATGAAAAAGGCCGCTTCTTGGGCGACATCTGGAAGGCAGTGCATACCGCCCTCTGGCATCCGCTGAACATCCATCGTATTCTTGGAAATGCCGCGTTCGGCGGAGGTGTGGTGGCCGCTTATGCCTCTTATCGACTGTTGGCAGCCAAAACGCCGGAAGAAAAAGCGTATTACGACTGGATGAGCTATGTCGCGATGTTTATGGGGATCTTGAACCTCATTCCTCTTCCATTCGCAGGTTATTGGCTGATGCGGGAAATCTACGGTTACCGGCAACAGATGGGGATCACCTTGATGGGAGGTCTTCTGGCCTGGGTGTTCATCATGCAGGCGATGATGATCGCGATCTTGTTTGTGAGCACCAACTACTACCTCTGGCAGGCGATGGGGAGAATGCCGGGAGCGGAACGGTATTACCGGTTCTTTAAATATATGCTCCTTGTTCTTATCGTTTCCACGATCGCTTGGTTGACCCCTCATACGTTGGTGATGACCCCCGCTGAGTTGAAGGCGATGGGTGGCGCGCAGCATCCGGTTGTCGGAAACTACGGTGTCATGTCGGCTAAAAATACCGCGATCAACATCATGATCTCGACAACGGTTCTCTGCTTCTGTATTTATCAACGGTGCAACAAGGTCCCGACAGTAAAATGGGCGGCGATGGGAAATGCTTTCCTCGGCGCGCTTTTCACCGGTGCGGCGATCAACATCGTTTTCCTCGGAATCTATGGCTACTTCATCCCCGCCAACGTTCGGATCGGTCTTTCCGTTCCTCAGGTCTGCTCGACCTTGACCACGTTGTTCGTTGGGGTGACGGTTAATACAATGATGCTCAAGAATGCCAGGCAGCTGGGTGAAGTACGGTGGGGGCAGATGTCGCCCAGAGGAGCCTATGCGCTCTTTTTGCTCGCCGTGTCTTTCACCTGGACAATGGCGGTGATGGGTTACCTCCGCTCTTCCGTCCGCCTGCATTGGCATGTCAATGAAGTCCTTCGCGACAATTCTCCATGGGCATTTACCAATCCGCTGGGTTATGCGGGTAACATCAACTCAATGAATGTGCTTTTATTCTGGACGATGCTCCTCTTCGTCTTCTGGCTTGGCGCCCTCTCCGCGAAGAAGGCCCATGTCACGGCAGAAGAGACAGCGGGTGTCGGAAAAGCGACAGTTCCAGCGGGGAGCCATTAA
- a CDS encoding formylglycine-generating enzyme family protein yields MDKIFIRAWVLFVSFLCLIALVAIRVTSPRDPENGVVAQSVKVSGDPKENPMILVPAGEFIMGSEEGGFDEKPPRRVYVDAFEINRYEVTQYDYAEFVRATGHRSPLSRYLKNIESFNDQNQPVVYVTWEDADAFCRWKGGRLPTEAEWEKASKGAEAAAWPWGNEPTPVFANFLGGEDQAHYTAIVGSFEQDKSPYRIYDMAGNVREWVQDWYDEHYYRHAPNRNPKGPDQGEMKTLRGGSWNDSAVSGRTSARMKMFPDYRDTTVGFRCAKSADR; encoded by the coding sequence ATGGACAAAATTTTTATTAGAGCTTGGGTTCTTTTTGTTTCATTTTTGTGCCTCATCGCACTTGTTGCAATTCGCGTTACCAGCCCAAGAGATCCGGAAAACGGGGTGGTTGCTCAAAGTGTAAAAGTCTCGGGGGATCCAAAGGAAAACCCAATGATTTTAGTGCCGGCGGGAGAATTCATCATGGGAAGCGAGGAGGGCGGGTTTGATGAAAAACCGCCCCGCCGCGTCTATGTGGATGCTTTTGAGATTAACCGGTATGAAGTAACTCAATATGATTATGCCGAATTCGTTCGAGCAACGGGACACCGATCTCCTCTCTCTCGTTATCTGAAAAACATTGAAAGCTTTAATGACCAGAATCAACCGGTCGTGTACGTTACCTGGGAAGATGCCGATGCATTTTGCCGATGGAAGGGGGGGCGACTTCCCACAGAGGCTGAGTGGGAAAAAGCTTCGAAAGGGGCAGAGGCGGCGGCATGGCCGTGGGGAAATGAGCCCACGCCGGTCTTTGCCAATTTCCTGGGGGGGGAGGATCAAGCCCATTATACGGCGATCGTCGGCTCGTTTGAGCAGGACAAGAGTCCTTATCGGATCTATGACATGGCGGGTAACGTGCGGGAATGGGTCCAAGATTGGTATGACGAGCATTATTACAGACACGCGCCCAATCGAAACCCGAAAGGTCCGGATCAGGGGGAGATGAAAACGCTTCGAGGGGGCTCCTGGAATGACTCCGCGGTTTCAGGACGGACTTCCGCGCGGATGAAAATGTTCCCGGATTACAGGGATACTACGGTGGGATTTAGGTGCGCCAAGTCGGCCGATCGATAA
- a CDS encoding RecB family exonuclease, translating into MSAKKTPGESAREKAVDTAYRTEPIAWKMERPPVIYSPSRLETYRQCPQKFKFTYIDQVPSSLEGIEAFMGSRVHEALYKLYTDLRFCKLTSLEDLLAYYREIWENEWHGDIQIIRDELTPDEYRALGEKCLIDYYRRYAPFDQTRTLGLEHPVQFNLDPDGRYAMKGFIDRLSQPKDGVIWIHDYKTKGFFPTQQDLDQDRQLAYYQMAVQRLWPETKEVELIWHYLIFDQEIRSRRTTDDLEALRQETIALIEEIETTTEFPVKQSALCSWCEYRAICPLFRHLYETASLPKNEYMNEEGVFLVERLAALQIEEVRVKGEIEKVKEALLAYTQKKGVEILFSKTHKVRVKIYENVRFPGRNDPGRPALEKAIKEAGRWEEVSSLDVFALSKVLLSGAWGAELTERLKKLGKPDKSPWIKVFPRDERK; encoded by the coding sequence ATGTCGGCCAAGAAAACCCCCGGTGAATCGGCCCGAGAGAAGGCAGTCGATACCGCATATCGGACGGAACCGATCGCCTGGAAAATGGAGCGGCCGCCAGTGATCTATTCCCCATCCCGGCTTGAGACCTACCGTCAATGTCCTCAAAAGTTTAAGTTTACCTACATCGACCAGGTCCCTTCCTCCCTGGAGGGGATCGAGGCCTTCATGGGATCCCGCGTTCACGAGGCGCTCTATAAGCTTTATACCGATCTGCGCTTCTGCAAATTAACGTCCTTGGAAGATCTCCTCGCCTACTATCGCGAAATCTGGGAAAACGAATGGCACGGCGACATTCAGATCATCCGCGATGAACTGACCCCGGACGAATACCGCGCCCTGGGGGAGAAATGCTTGATCGACTATTATCGTCGGTACGCTCCCTTCGATCAGACACGAACGCTCGGCCTGGAGCATCCGGTCCAGTTCAATCTCGATCCCGATGGAAGATATGCGATGAAGGGATTCATCGACCGGTTGAGCCAGCCGAAGGACGGCGTGATCTGGATTCACGACTACAAAACAAAAGGATTCTTCCCCACGCAGCAAGATCTCGATCAGGACCGGCAGCTCGCGTATTATCAAATGGCGGTGCAACGGCTCTGGCCCGAAACAAAAGAGGTCGAGCTGATTTGGCATTATCTCATCTTCGATCAAGAGATCCGCTCGCGGCGGACGACCGACGATTTGGAAGCGTTGCGGCAGGAGACGATCGCCTTGATCGAGGAGATCGAAACGACCACCGAATTTCCCGTCAAACAGAGCGCCCTCTGCAGTTGGTGCGAATATCGCGCGATCTGCCCCCTCTTCCGTCATCTTTATGAGACCGCGTCGCTTCCCAAAAATGAATATATGAATGAAGAGGGGGTCTTCCTGGTCGAGCGCCTGGCCGCCCTCCAAATCGAGGAGGTAAGGGTCAAAGGAGAGATTGAAAAGGTCAAGGAGGCCCTCCTGGCCTATACGCAGAAAAAGGGGGTCGAGATCCTCTTCTCAAAGACCCATAAGGTCCGGGTGAAGATATATGAAAATGTCCGCTTCCCGGGAAGAAATGATCCCGGGCGGCCCGCTTTGGAGAAAGCGATCAAAGAGGCGGGGCGATGGGAAGAGGTCTCGTCGCTCGATGTTTTTGCGCTTTCGAAGGTTCTTTTGAGCGGCGCCTGGGGGGCGGAATTGACGGAGCGGCTGAAAAAACTGGGCAAACCTGACAAGAGCCCCTGGATCAAGGTCTTTCCCCGCGACGAACGAAAATAG
- a CDS encoding protease inhibitor I42 family protein, which yields MAEQIQTEIKKIHAKVGEPFKIRIWEDRTRGSRYVPTFDAAVLKLISDEYERTRHVRTNDIGMHYFEFVPVKSGRYSIEFECRYGWKFSAEDRLVYEVEVAG from the coding sequence ATGGCGGAGCAAATCCAAACCGAGATCAAAAAGATCCACGCCAAGGTCGGAGAGCCGTTCAAAATCCGCATCTGGGAAGATCGGACTCGAGGAAGCCGGTATGTGCCGACATTCGATGCTGCGGTGCTCAAGCTCATTAGTGACGAGTATGAGCGGACGCGGCACGTCCGGACCAACGATATCGGGATGCATTATTTTGAATTTGTTCCGGTCAAATCGGGTCGGTATAGCATTGAATTCGAATGCCGGTACGGCTGGAAGTTCTCCGCGGAAGATCGCTTAGTGTATGAGGTGGAGGTCGCCGGGTAA